The Sulfurihydrogenibium sp. genome contains the following window.
CTCGAAGATAGTATTTTAAAATTTTTGTAAGGTTGTTTTTGTCATCGTATCTTGTGAGTGTTCCAAAATTCTTATAAGTTTTCCCTTGACCCATCATCCTGAGAGCTTTAGTCTGAAAAATATCTTCTCTTTTAAAGAAGGTGAGTAAGTGAGAGTTAAAATGACGGAGATTCTTCATCGGCTACAGAATGACAATGTTGATTTTTAGAGTGGTCTTATTTCTCAAAGATTTTACTTAATTTTACTTAACAACAATGTTTAAAATCTTCCCTTGAATAAAGATAGTTTTTACAATCTCTTTTCCTTCAATCCATTTTTTAACAGATTCATCTTTTAAAGCGATGTTTAAAACTTCATCCTGAGAAGCATCTACAGGAGCTTTGATTGTTGCTCTTAATTTGCCATTTATCTGGACTGGAATTTCTTTTTCTTTTTCTACTAATAAACTTTCATCATAGTTTGGGAATGGTTGCTGTATAGTATATCCTTTATTCCCAAGCTGTTTCCATAGATAATCAGCCATAAATGGAGTAAATGGAGAGATTAAAAGAATAAATTTTTCAAAGACTTCTCTTAATACTTTTGGATTTTTTTCTTTATAATCATAAAGAGTATTTAAGAGCTCCATCATGGAAGCAATGGCTGTGTTAAACTGAAACCTTTCTATATCATTTCGTACTTTTTTGATGGTTTGATGAAGTTTTTTTCTTATATTTAGACTTTCTTGTGAAAGATTTTTAAAATCTTCTTCACTGTAAGATATATTTTTAACAAGGTCTAAATTTTCTGAAATGTAATAAAATAGCCTTTTTACAAATCTATGAGCTCCTTCTATTCCGGTTTCTGTCCAATCAAAATTGTTTTCTGGCGGTGCAGCAAATAGTGTGTAAAGTCTAACAGTGTCGGCACCATACTTTTTTACCATCTCATCCG
Protein-coding sequences here:
- a CDS encoding class I tRNA ligase family protein, producing MERKTIKAVLEENHLNLNDNAVLLFDKLGLDKSILTKLEDAYGKSDKMSKSKHNTVDPDEMVKKYGADTVRLYTLFAAPPENNFDWTETGIEGAHRFVKRLFYYISENLDLVKNISYSEEDFKNLSQESLNIRKKLHQTIKKVRNDIERFQFNTAIASMMELLNTLYDYKEKNPKVLREVFEKFILLISPFTPFMADYLWKQLGNKGYTIQQPFPNYDESLLVEKEKEIPVQINGKLRATIKAPVDASQDEVLNIALKDESVKKWIEGKEIVKTIFIQGKILNIVVK